The DNA region GCAGGCCGTGCGCTTCGGCGCGATCCAGGATCAAACCCAGCGAAAAGGCGCCCATGGCGCCGGGCTCGTGCAAGTGAATGTCGATGGGCGACGCGTGGCGCTCGGCGATGCCGAACAATACGTCGAGCGAGCGCACCGGATCGCCGTCGATCGCACAGGGGTCCAGGCCGCCGAGCACGTCGGCCCCGGCGGCCATGGACCGGTCCAGCAACTCGGCCGTCCCGGGACGCCCCAGCAGGCCGGATTGCGGAAAGGCCACGACCTGGATCTGCTGCACGTCCTGCAAGGCGGAGCGGGTGCGCAGCACGCCTTCCAGGTGCCGCAGGCCGGCCTGGGTATCCACGTCCACATGCGTGCGCAGCCGCGTCGTGCCGTTCGCCAGGAACGCGCGGGCCAGCGCCAGCGACTGCGCGCCCGCGTCATGCCCACTTGCTTCGCGGAAAGCGCGCTCGTTGTCGATCTTGTCGATCAGTTGGGGGCCCACGTCGTTGCGGTACCAATCCAGGCCCCACATCGTCTTGTCCAGATGCGTGTGGCCTTCGACCAGGCCCGGCAGCAGCAGTGCGCCGTCCCCCTCTTCCACCCGGGCCGACGGTGAAGCGCCGAGATTCGCGCCCACGGCCGCGATGCGGCCTTCGCGCACCAGCACGTCCACGGGATCCCCTCCTAGCGGACGGACGTTGCGGACCAGCAGTTCGGGACCAGACGATACGGAAACCATGATGAAACTCCAGAAACCTTGCGTGGCTCAGGCTGCGGCGGGGACCCGCTCCGAGCGGGTCCAGGAACGCGGACCCGCCAGCGCCACCAGCGTGAAGACGACCGCATTGGCGGCCAGGGCCACCAAACCGACGTTGATGGATTTGACCATGATCGAGGCGTGCGGAAAAAGTTGCGCAAGGCTGACGCCGCCCAAGGTGTTGAGGCCGACGATCAGGCCGCCCACCACGATGCCCGCGATCGCGGCCTGCTTGCTGCCGAAGGGGTTCGGCCGCAAGCTGAACAGCAGCGAAGGCAGAAGCTGCGTCAGCAGGCTGGAAGCAAAGATGGCGACCGACACGATGGTGCTGCCGCCGCGCAGCACGAAGTACACGGCCACCAATGCGAACAGCGGCAAGGCGATGCGCGCGGCGCCCGCCACCTGGCGATCCGTCGCCTGCGGCGCGAAACCTTCCTTGTAGACGTTCCTGCCGATGATGGTGGAAGCGGTGAGAAGAATCATCGAGCCCGGCACCAGCGCCGTCAGCACGCCGGCGCCGCCTATGACGCCGACGAACCAGGGATCGAAAGTGATCTTGACCAGATGGAAAAGCGCCAGGTCGACGTCGGCGCCCTTGAGCCCCGGCACCTTGAGGATGGCCACGAAGCCCGCCAGGAACAGGAGCGCGATGACGATGGTGTAAAGCGGCATCAGGATGGTGTTGCGCCGCACGGCCTGCGCGCTTTTGGCCGTGAATACCGAGGTCAGGTTGAATGGATACAGGTAATAGCCCAGCGCCGTCAGCAGGATGGTGCTGTTGTACCAGGTAAGGTTCAAGCCTTCCTTCGGAAAGCTGAAGTAATCCGGATACTGGGCGTGGATGGCCTGGAACATCGGCGCGATGCCGCCGTAGTAATGCCAGGGCAGGTAGAAACCCAGGAAAACGGCCAGCCCCAGGACCAGGATGTCCTTGACCACCGCGATGTTGGCCGAACCGTGAATGCCGGAGAACAGCAGGTAGCCGACCATGACGGCCACGCCGATCCAGATGGAAACGCTGGGCGCGATGCCGCCGTAGGACGCCTCGGAAACGATGATGCCCAGCCCGCGCAACTGAATGGTCAGCAACGCCACCATGCCCGCCAGCGCCACCACGGACACCACGACGCTCAGCGCCCGGCTCTGGTATTTGTGGGCATAGAAGTCGGAGAACGAAACCAGCTTGTGCGCCGAGGCGTAGCGCCACACGGCCGGCAGCATCCAGAACGCGATGACGAAACCCACGCAGCCGTAGGCCAGGATGTAGAAGGTCGGCGCGCCCTTGCTGTAGGCCCAGCCGCTGGCGCCCAGGAAGGTGAAGGTGGAGAAGGCCTCGCCGGCCATCAGCAGGAACACCATGATCGTGCCCAGGCCGCGGCCGCCCAGCGCCCACTGCTCCAGGCTCATCTTGCGCCCGCGCCGGGCAAGAATCGCGAGAATCACCGCGAGGACCAGGAACGCGGCAATGACCGGCAGCGCGGCGTTCATCGTCCACCTCCCTGCTCGCCGCCCGCCGCCAGCGGATGCCGGCGGTCGATGAAGGCCAGGATCAGCGCGGTCAACACCATCCACACGACGTTCCAGAAGAGCAGGAAGGGAACGCCAAGCACGAAGGTCGGCGCCACGCCCGTGAGCCATCCCCCGCCAAAGAAAGCAAGGACCGGCAGCGCGGCCAGCCAGTAAACGGGTTTCATGCAAGGCCCCTTGAGATGAAATATAGTTGACCAAAAATAGGTATTTGGTTAACCATTTTAGATAAGCATGGTTCCCGGGACTGCCCGTGTAAACCCGAATGAAGACGGCATCCGTCCCAGTCCGGTCCCCTCGCAAGGTATCCCGCGGTAACATCAACGGCCGTTGAACCGATCCTCCTTTCATGCAGGCTTCCCCTCCCCGCCGTAACGCCGCCCGCCGCGCCGCGCCGCAAGACCCGCCTTCGAGCAACGAGGCGGAGGAGCGCGTCTATGCCGCCATTTCCAGCGCGCTGCTGAGCGGACGGCTGCGCCCCGGCACACCGCTGCGCGAGCGCGCGCTGGCCGAGGCGCTGGGCTGCACGCGCGGCGCCTTGCGCAAGGTGCTGGCCCGCCTGGGAGCGGAAAAAAGGCTGGTGCTGGAACACAACCGGGGCGCCTTCGTGCCCAGCCCCACCGCCGACGACATGCGCGACGTCTACCGCGCCCGGCGCATCATCGAGGCCGGGCTCGTCGCCACGCTGTTCGGCCGGCTCACGGACGAACAGACGGCCGCCTTGCGCCGCCACGTGCAGGCCGAACATAAGGCGTCCAGGGAAGGCCGCCGCGAGGATTCGGTGCGGCTGGCCGGCGAATTCCATCTGCTGCTGGCGCAGATGGCGGGCAGCGAGGAGCTGCTGGAATACACCCGCCAGCTCGTCGCCAACACCGAGTTGTACAAGGCCCTGTTCGACAGCGCGGCCGCCTCCCTCTGCGCGCCCACCGAACACGAGCAGATCATCGATGCGCTCACCGGCGGCACCTTGCGCCGGGCCTTGGACAAGTCCCTGGCGCACCTGGATCACCTGGAACAGCGCGTCATCGCCGGCGCCCGCGCGGAGCAGCCCGTGGAATTGGCGGATATTTTCCAGCGGATCTCGTAGCCCGTTTTTGTCGCCTGTTTTTGTCGCCTATAAGCATCGAATCCGCCCCCACGGACAGAATCCGATGCGCCACCCGGCCGACCGCCCACCGGCGGCAGGCCTCCCCGATAAGGCCCTTATTGCCACGCCCGGCGGAACGGTTCATGATGCTGCGACGCATTACCACATCTCGTTACCGAGAGTGCAGTTTCCGCATTGCCAGCCGAACCCGGGTTCGGCACTCGCCGGAGATACGCATGCCCCAGCCCGCACCTGCCACCCCCGCTTCCATTGCAGGCAACGCGCTCGATCTGGCGCTCGATGCGACCTACTGGAATCCGCTGCTGGAGAATCTCGCCGACTCCCTGCGGGGCGAGCACACCATCCTGATGCTGCGTGACGACCGCCCCGAAAACGGCGGCCTGACCGCCAGCGCCCGCCTGGCCTCCGACCATTTCCAGGCCTTCCTCGATCCCTCCCGGGCGCAGGAAATGGCGTCGATCAGCAGCCGGCTGGAAACGGACCGGGCAGTCAACTGGTCGCAGTTGATTTCGGAAAACGAATTCGAGCGCACCCCTTTCTACAACGAAGTGGTGCGGCCGGCCAACGGCTTCCACGCGGCGGTGATCCGGCATCGCCGGCCGGGATGGTCGAGCTTTCTCGCGGTCTGCCGTCCCCGCGGGCGCGGCGCGTTCGATTCGGCAAGCATCGCGCGCATGCAGGCCATGTCGGACGCCGTCACCATGAGCCTGGACCTGTACTGGCGTTTCTCCGCCGCGCGCACCAAGTCCGCCATGCTGGAGCGCATACTGGACCAGCTCGAAGATGGGGTCCTGCTCACCGACGCAAACGGAGCGCCGCTCCATGCCAACACCAGCGCGCTGCGCATTCTCGCGCAGCGAGACGGGCTTGCGCTGGGACGGTCGGGTCTGGTCGCGACCGCGGCGCCGTCCGCGCAGGCACTGAGCGACGCCATCGCGGCGGCGAGCCGGCCGGACACGCACGCCGAGCAGCGCCTGCGGATTTCCCGGCCATCGCGCCTGCCCATGCTGCTCACGCTTTATCCCATTCAGCATGCAGGCATGGAAATCGCCGGCGTGGGCAAGCCGGCCATCGCGATCTTCATCCACAATCCCGAAGCGCCCCGCGTCATCGACCAGAAGGCCGTCGCCGGCGCATTCTCCCTGACGGCGAGGGAGAGCGAGATAGCCTGCCACGTCGGCAGCGGCTGCTCCATCGACGCCATCGCCGCGATGCTGGGCCTGCAACGCAGCACGGTTCGTTCGCACCTGATCCAGATCTTCGGCAAGACGCAGACCCACAGCCAGGCGCAATTGGCGGCGTTGATGAACAGCTTCATCAGGCCGTAGCCGTCCGGGATTTCGGCAAGGCCGCGCAATGTGCGCCTTCCCACCATTTGGTGGATGCCGACCCAACGAAGTTTGGAAAGAATAATCCGGACGACGCCGAAGCACGCGACATTCCTGCCTCATGAGACGCCTGGCCTGACCCGGTCGCGGAGGACTGCCGGGCGCCGTCACCCTCTGCCTCGCCAGGACACGTCTTGCCGGGCGCAATGATTTCGACGGAACAGAGGCACCTACTCCATGATGAACGATCGATTTTTTGCCGCCGGGCCGCTCCCAAGGCAAGAAGCCCCCTTGGGGGGCAGCAAGCCGCGCGGCGTGGGGGCATTTTCCGAGCACCAGGCGGAGACCGTCGCCGCCGTTCCCATGACGCCGGCGACAGCCACGCGCGGCATCTATAGGAGATGCCTGTCCAGGCTGACCAATTTCTTCGGCGCCATCAGGGTCGTCACTTACGTTCCGACGATACTTGCCCTCTGCGAAAGCGGGAATTCCAGTCAATACAGCATCGCCACATGGCTGCTATGGATCGCGGCCAATGTCACGATGACCGTCAGCTTGTGGGAGCAGAACGACCGCAAGCCGAACAACCTGATCGTGATCAATCTATTCAACACCATGATGTGCCTGATAACGATCGGGTTCATTGCGTATTTCAGGCTCCCTGGCAAGGTCTGAATGAACGTCATCGCCGCTCCTACCCAACGAGGTGTCGCCATGCCAAGAAAGTTCCGCGGTTACGAACGTCTGGTGATATTTGTCCTGGCCTTGCTGTGCCTGATAGCCACGCCGGCGATCGGCCAGGTGTTCACGCAACCCATCCATGGCCTCACCGGTCACGGCAAGCAGTTCCGCATACAGTGCCAGGGCGGCGCCTGGGTCAATGGCATCACGATCCACAGCGGCGGCTGGGTCGACCAGCTCACGGCCCACTGCGCCGCCTTTCCCACCGGCAATCTCGACGAGGCGTCGTTCCGGCTGTCACGGAAGGTGCCCGATACGGCCAAGGCGGGAGGCAACGGCGGTTCCGAGGAAAAGACCTTCACCTGCCCCAACGACGGCTATGTCTCGGGCATCAAATACGGCTTCACCCGCAACGGCAACCAGCCGCAGTACCTGGACTATGTCGAGGTCAAATGCAGCACGCTGGACGACCATCCCGCCATCACGACAAGCTGCCTGTCGGCCGGAGACGGATGCTGGGACAAACATCCCACGCCGGGATCGTATAACGGCTACGGCCTGTCGTTTACCTCCAATTGCTCGGATCGCCCGCCCAATTCGCCCCCGAGTTTTGTCGTAGCAAGCGGCGTGGTCGGCTTTATCGGATGGGAAGGATCCTATGTCGACTCCCTGGGCATCGTTTGCGGGAGGCTGCCGGACAAACCGGTGAAGGCGGGGGCTGGGCACAATATCAAATAAGGTCGTGCCGGCGCTGCCGCCGGCCCCACTGGCGGGCCGGCTTGCCACTTACGGCGGGCGGACGATCAGGTACGCGCAACCCAGGCGCCATCGACCTCAGCCAACTTCCGACTGATTTGTTGGGCGGCATCGATCACTGCCGCACGAAACGGCTCGAGCCTGCACTGGTCTGCCCGGACGATCAGACTCAGTCCCGCCACAACGCGCTTTTCCAGAAGAATAGGCGCGGCGATGCCTATCGTGCCCGGGGTAATTTCCGAATCGCTGACGGCCACGCCGGCCTCGCGGATGGCATCGAGTTCCCGGCACAAATCCTTCAGGCTTTGCCAGTGCGAAACGGCACGAACCTGTTCTTCATTCGCGAGATACATGCGTTCGAGCGTGCGGCGGCTCTGATGCGCCAGGATGACCTTGGAGGTGGCGCCGCGGAACATCGGCATCGTGGCGCCCCGCTCGTAACGGCCGATCCGCGCTGCCGGATCGCCGATCTCCTGGTGAACGCACATGACTTTGTCCTGGTAGCTTCGCGTCAGGACGGTAGCCGATGAGGGCGTGGTAGCCGCCACCAGCCGGCGCATATGCGGCTCCGCCACTTTCAGCAAGGGATCGCCTTGGCGCATCAAGAGATCAAAGTGCGCGAACGTCGGTCCCAGCACATATCTGGCGCCTACCACCGGCGTCAAGAAATCGGCGTGAACGAGCTCCTGCACATCGCGATAAGCCGAGCTCACAGAAACGTCCATCTCCCCGGCGATCTCTTCGACCGACCATGCGCCCCGCCCGTCGAACAACTGCAGGATATGCAGTATCCGATTGCGCGTCCTGATTTCACCTGCCACGTAGACCCCTCGAGTTAGCGCGCCAGCGGGCGCACTCCAATTCGCAACAGTTGCGAAAAAACGTCATATCCAATTCTAGCAGTGTGCTCGGCAGGTCCTGGCGTCCTTGGCAGCCTCGGTGGAATCCCTTACTTGCCAAGCAACAGGCACAATGCAAAACTTTATTTATTCGCATTGATTGCGAATATCGTATTTTTTGCAGGAAATTGGCCGTGGACACCGCATCGTCTTCCGAACCTCGAATTCCAGTAACGCTTCTGACCGGCTTCTTGGGCAGCGGCAAGACCACTTTGCTCAATCATTGGCTGCGGGATCCCGCCCTGGCAGATGCCGCCGTCATCGTCAACGAGTTCGGTGAGATCGGCATCGACCACGCGCTGATTGCGAGCAGCAACGACCATACGATCGAATTGAGCACGGGCTGCCTGTGCTGCACCGTGCAGGGCGATTTGGTGGAGACGCTGCGCGAACTGCGTAGCAAGCGCAGCAATGGCAGCATTCCCGCGTTCAACCGGATCTTGATCGAGACCACGGGCATGGCCGACGTTGTTCCGGTAATCCAGGCCCTGATGACGTTTCCGGTTGCCTGTTCGTTTCGCCTCAATCGCGTCCTGACCGTGGTGGATGCGGTCAACGGACTTGCCACCTTGGCAGCGCATCCGGAAGCCGTGAAACAGGTAGCCGTCGCCGACGCATTGCTCGTCACCAAGACCGACCTGCCCGGCGCACAGGGCGCGATCCTGGAAGACACGCTCGCGCGCATCAATCCAGCCGCGGCGCGCATTGCCAGCGGATCGCCTGCTCGCCCGGATGCCGCCGTGCTGGACGGACCGGACGTCTACGACGCAGCCGCAAGACCGGAACTGGCCCGGCAATGGCTCAATGCCGCGATGTACGCAACCTCGCATGACGAAGAAGGGACGGGTGATGCCGAGCATGGCTA from Bordetella genomosp. 10 includes:
- a CDS encoding amidohydrolase family protein, with amino-acid sequence MVSVSSGPELLVRNVRPLGGDPVDVLVREGRIAAVGANLGASPSARVEEGDGALLLPGLVEGHTHLDKTMWGLDWYRNDVGPQLIDKIDNERAFREASGHDAGAQSLALARAFLANGTTRLRTHVDVDTQAGLRHLEGVLRTRSALQDVQQIQVVAFPQSGLLGRPGTAELLDRSMAAGADVLGGLDPCAIDGDPVRSLDVLFGIAERHASPIDIHLHEPGAMGAFSLGLILDRAEAHGLQGRVAISHGFCLGEVTQPERDALLARMARLGVVLITSAPASRPVPPLMACRDAGVVVVGGNDGIRDTWTPYGVPDMLERAMLIGLRYNLRRDDELAVALDCVTESGARGCGFADYGLQPGCRADLVLVDAHGVAEAVVARPVRRLVVAGGQVVARDGLMRHQ
- a CDS encoding sodium:solute symporter family protein — translated: MNAALPVIAAFLVLAVILAILARRGRKMSLEQWALGGRGLGTIMVFLLMAGEAFSTFTFLGASGWAYSKGAPTFYILAYGCVGFVIAFWMLPAVWRYASAHKLVSFSDFYAHKYQSRALSVVVSVVALAGMVALLTIQLRGLGIIVSEASYGGIAPSVSIWIGVAVMVGYLLFSGIHGSANIAVVKDILVLGLAVFLGFYLPWHYYGGIAPMFQAIHAQYPDYFSFPKEGLNLTWYNSTILLTALGYYLYPFNLTSVFTAKSAQAVRRNTILMPLYTIVIALLFLAGFVAILKVPGLKGADVDLALFHLVKITFDPWFVGVIGGAGVLTALVPGSMILLTASTIIGRNVYKEGFAPQATDRQVAGAARIALPLFALVAVYFVLRGGSTIVSVAIFASSLLTQLLPSLLFSLRPNPFGSKQAAIAGIVVGGLIVGLNTLGGVSLAQLFPHASIMVKSINVGLVALAANAVVFTLVALAGPRSWTRSERVPAAA
- a CDS encoding DUF3311 domain-containing protein, which codes for MKPVYWLAALPVLAFFGGGWLTGVAPTFVLGVPFLLFWNVVWMVLTALILAFIDRRHPLAAGGEQGGGR
- a CDS encoding GntR family transcriptional regulator, whose translation is MQASPPRRNAARRAAPQDPPSSNEAEERVYAAISSALLSGRLRPGTPLRERALAEALGCTRGALRKVLARLGAEKRLVLEHNRGAFVPSPTADDMRDVYRARRIIEAGLVATLFGRLTDEQTAALRRHVQAEHKASREGRREDSVRLAGEFHLLLAQMAGSEELLEYTRQLVANTELYKALFDSAAASLCAPTEHEQIIDALTGGTLRRALDKSLAHLDHLEQRVIAGARAEQPVELADIFQRIS
- a CDS encoding helix-turn-helix transcriptional regulator, which codes for MPQPAPATPASIAGNALDLALDATYWNPLLENLADSLRGEHTILMLRDDRPENGGLTASARLASDHFQAFLDPSRAQEMASISSRLETDRAVNWSQLISENEFERTPFYNEVVRPANGFHAAVIRHRRPGWSSFLAVCRPRGRGAFDSASIARMQAMSDAVTMSLDLYWRFSAARTKSAMLERILDQLEDGVLLTDANGAPLHANTSALRILAQRDGLALGRSGLVATAAPSAQALSDAIAAASRPDTHAEQRLRISRPSRLPMLLTLYPIQHAGMEIAGVGKPAIAIFIHNPEAPRVIDQKAVAGAFSLTARESEIACHVGSGCSIDAIAAMLGLQRSTVRSHLIQIFGKTQTHSQAQLAALMNSFIRP
- a CDS encoding IclR family transcriptional regulator; this encodes MAGEIRTRNRILHILQLFDGRGAWSVEEIAGEMDVSVSSAYRDVQELVHADFLTPVVGARYVLGPTFAHFDLLMRQGDPLLKVAEPHMRRLVAATTPSSATVLTRSYQDKVMCVHQEIGDPAARIGRYERGATMPMFRGATSKVILAHQSRRTLERMYLANEEQVRAVSHWQSLKDLCRELDAIREAGVAVSDSEITPGTIGIAAPILLEKRVVAGLSLIVRADQCRLEPFRAAVIDAAQQISRKLAEVDGAWVART
- a CDS encoding CobW family GTP-binding protein, which codes for MDTASSSEPRIPVTLLTGFLGSGKTTLLNHWLRDPALADAAVIVNEFGEIGIDHALIASSNDHTIELSTGCLCCTVQGDLVETLRELRSKRSNGSIPAFNRILIETTGMADVVPVIQALMTFPVACSFRLNRVLTVVDAVNGLATLAAHPEAVKQVAVADALLVTKTDLPGAQGAILEDTLARINPAAARIASGSPARPDAAVLDGPDVYDAAARPELARQWLNAAMYATSHDEEGTGDAEHGYGFGHRPAYSHGHARIESFCLSFDQPFEWLQVSAWLDALVMAHPDELLRVKGILHVAGHQRPIVVQAVQRLFHPPAELPAGTDVDRRSQIVFITNGLSRDYVLQVWNTVRERASLPAARTA